Proteins from one Emys orbicularis isolate rEmyOrb1 chromosome 2, rEmyOrb1.hap1, whole genome shotgun sequence genomic window:
- the MSRB2 gene encoding LOW QUALITY PROTEIN: methionine-R-sulfoxide reductase B2, mitochondrial (The sequence of the model RefSeq protein was modified relative to this genomic sequence to represent the inferred CDS: inserted 1 base in 1 codon), with the protein MARLLRGLPGLLVKSVAPPTDAGGPGSGRRARAAHTHTVKDVGSLTRYDDTAVITDWQKKLTPEQFYITREKGTELPFTGIYLNNRDPGMYHCVCCNAPLFSSEKKYNSGXGWPSFSEAFGACDTDESNTNILRCPDTSLGSTSMEVICKQCEAQLGHVFDDGPRPSGQRFCINSVSLTFKPSLD; encoded by the exons ATGGCCCGGCTGCTCCGAGGGCTCCCCGGGCTGCTGGTTAAAAGTGTGGCTCCCCCGACCGATGCTGGGGGCCCCGGGAGcggccgccgggccagggctgctCACACCCACACag TTAAAGATGTGGGGTCTCTGACTAGATATGATGACACAGCTGTCATCACTGATTGGCAAAAGAAATTGACTCCGGAACAGTTCTATATCACGAGAGAAAAAGGAACTGAACTG CCATTTACTGGAATCTATCTGAATAACAGAGATCCAGGAATGTACCATTGTGTGTGCTGTAATGCCCCATTGTTCAG TTCAGAGAAGAAATACAATTCCG AAGGATGGCCTTCATTTTCGGAAGCTTTTGGTGCATGTGATACAGATGAAAGCAATACCAATATCCTGAGGTGTCCAGATACCTCATTGGGATCAACCAGCATGGAAGTCATTTGCAAACAG TGTGAGGCCCAGCTTGGTCATGTGTTTGATGATGGTCCCAGACCTTCTGGACAAAGGTTCTGTATCAACAGTGTTTCGTTAACCTTTAAACCAAGCTTAGACTAG